Genomic segment of Panicum virgatum strain AP13 chromosome 9N, P.virgatum_v5, whole genome shotgun sequence:
CGCCCACCCGGACGCCCCGGTACCAGAGCTCGGCGCTCCCGGACTCGTACGAGAAGGACGCACGGTTGGGGTTGTGCACGTCCACGGTGAGCAGCATGGTGAGGTTGAACTGGAGGTCCGGGCCCGGCGTGAAGCCGATGACCCGCGAGGAGACGAGCCGCGTGGTCGGGTCGCGCACGCGGAGCGCCGTGAGGAAGAGGACCAGCAGCGTGACGGCCAGGAGCGCGGCCGCGCCCAGGGACACGAGGAGGCAGACGCAGCAGCAGCGCctgcgccggtgccggcggcgctggagcttgTCGTCGGCGGCGTGGGTGGGAagaatggtggcggcggcgttcgaGTCCATCGGAACGTGATTACGTGATCGCCGGCCGGTGGCGCATTGGATTGGATGCCGGGGACAGGCGAGTTTTAACGGGGAGGTTGGGTGGTTTCGCGGTGCACGCAGCCGAGTATTTTAGAACTGGTAACCGGCCGGTAACGGAAGAAACCGCACGGCCATTTGGCAAGGAGGCAATGGCCTAGTGGTCGTTTGGAGCAGCGTGTGTGTACATATATATTGCCGTGGCGTCTGGTTTGCATCGTTTCGTCGGTAGACTGTTGCTCGTTCGTGTTAGAAAAGGTATATTTTTTCTAGCTGCTAACGTGCCGTAACGTGGCATCAGTGAAACAACTCAAGCTGAAAACTGGAAAATTCTTGATAATCGGCTGAATGCCTGAATGTCCTCTGCTCTATCTAGCAAGTGAACTGATGATGTGCACTCAAACTGCCGGAGCTGAGTAGCTGACTGAATGACTTCCAAATGCTAGCTAAGCTCTGGATACGCTACCGATTAGAGCCACTCAAGCTGACCATCTTTCCTAATTCGCTTTCCTGTAATTCAGCTTCAAAGGATTGAGATATGCAAAAGTGCAAATCTGACATCTAGTACCTTTTCCTTGTAAATTTTGTCTAAACCACCTTTACTTCTCTCCTCTCTAAAAGAAAGGGGGTATAACCCGCTCTCCCCTTTCCTCCTTTTCCCCTCGATTTCATTTATTACCTGAGAAATCACAGACAAGGGGCCATTTCACAATTCCACCAAGAAGGGTGGTACAGTAAATACTTCCCTTGCAAGTCAGATTCATTTATTTTGCTGGATATCACGGATTTTGCAGTGTAGTTTCTGATATACAAGACGCTTAGAATATTTAATGGAATTACAAACAAAACAAGCTTGATCCACACATCAAATCcagtaaaataataataaaaacatTCTGATGCTAA
This window contains:
- the LOC120690876 gene encoding uncharacterized protein LOC120690876; translation: MDSNAAATILPTHAADDKLQRRRHRRRRCCCVCLLVSLGAAALLAVTLLVLFLTALRVRDPTTRLVSSRVIGFTPGPDLQFNLTMLLTVDVHNPNRASFSYESGSAELWYRGVRVGVAGIDPGHLPSRGDGTMELEMTVLSASFGAELLAQLARDLGAGAVPLDANARVPGKVGLLGGVLKLRAVAYSDCHVIFGVPEMKVRSQVCHDHTKL